The genomic stretch ACAACGCCCCAGCTCCTCAGCCACGACCGGGAGTTACGCTCGAGAGAGATCCCCCTGACCATCCACTCGGCCTCGTGCCGCATCAAATCAGAGGCTACGTATCTACCTTTCAGAATATCGTCATCCGCGGCCAATCGTACGACAGCTGCAGCGCATGCAGCCCCAAGATCCTGGACGCCTTCCGCACCGACGGATGGAGCTTTGTCAAGAAAGCCCTCGAGGATAAGAACTATGTTTCCGAACTTTCAGGTCTCACCGAGGTGCAGCGCAGAGCTGAAGAGCTGAATGATCAGCTGGACTGggacgacgaggaggcagctgaggaagagggcgaCGGAGAACTCCTCTAAGGGCTGAATAAGCCAAAAGACAATCGTTTTCAATTAGTGGCAAAACTCTCCTTGATCAGTAGGCATTCGATTTTGGTAGAAGGTGCAGGGAATGGGAAATGTTTAGAATTGGCGCCcatgctgttttttttttcttgttctatatatatatacgacTTTCCTGGCGTCTACTCTATAGTGGCTTGTTCTTGAACTTTTGGCCTATTACGATGAGTCGACGAGTTTGTATGTACAGTATTGGATTTTCAAATTGGCCTTGTCAATATAGTCAGTCGTTCTGCCGTGTTTTGTGTATGCTTAGAAGTCTATctgtttcctcttctgcatctattttcagcttcttgttaTGTGAAACTCGTCGTGATCGTATAGATTTCAACAATGAGGATTCTGTCATCAATCAAATTGGTTCCGTGGTCTAGTTGGTTATGACATTTCGTTAACAGTTAGTTGACACCACCGAAAAGGTCCCCGGTTCGAGCCCGGGCGGAATcaccatcttttctttttgcgcttcattcttcctcttcagaaGTGTGTTGATCTTCTATTTAAATTTTTGTTGTACTGCTTTGTCGTTCTCGTGACCCTGTTTCGGGATATTCGTTGTCGCACCCGAAACTGAGGGGGACTCGGACAGAGGAGCACACCATATCACCATTAGCGCGCCGCTTCATTTTCATCGCAAAAATATCACTTGTATGAAACAGAGCACGGGAAAATATTCAAATGtcaaaaaaaagtatttGTGATTAAGAGGTCGTCGGGTATcaatatattattatagccAAACCTGATGCCCCTGGCAAACAGGCCGCCCCTGCATCCAGccgacaaaaaaaaaagggaagagggaaaaacAAAGGAAATTCAGAAAAGACCGTCGACTGTCATTACCACATCTATAACCAGCCAGGTGGTGAGCTGGCAACCATTACTGAAGCACTCCGGCACAGGCGCATATCCATTCTAAAAGAGACGATGCCAGTCAAATCGATTAGATTAGAAGCTGACAGCTGATGCACGGCACTGGATGCAGCGCGGCGTCATGGATCTGAGCTGGCGGATACGAAGCGTGGTGGAGGTGCTCTAGTACTTCAATATGATGTACAGAGCGTGGATGATTCCGGGAATGTAACCTAAAGTGGCATCGAATTAGCCAATCCAATCCGGCCCAGCATGTGAAAATCAGTCGTGACGTGATGTCTCGCTGTTAGTGTAACCAGGGGGGGCGGTGAACAGGGTTCATTTATACGTACCCAAGATTGTGAGCAGGATGTTGATCAAGAAGTCGGCACCGCAGCCTCTCTCGAGGAAGACTCCTACGGGCGGCAGGAGGATGGCAACAATGATCTTGGCGACGTCGCTGGAGAGAAAGACGTTGTTAGTATCCAGTTGTTGTTGATCGACACTCCCTCACGTTCGTCAAACTCGCAGGCGGGCATCGCCATGAGGTGCTGTCATGAGAGCTGCGAGCTGCGGGGGAAAACGTGGTGACGGAAGCCACGGGACGTCATGCTCGGAGCTTACCTGGATGTGAAAGGCATGGTGAATAGTGTTGAAAGCTCGGAAGCTCAGAGAGTAGGTTGTTATGTACGAGTTGTTGTCGAGCCGTGGGAAGAGAGCCTATGTATAAGCGTTTTTTGCGTTGGTGTAGGGTGAAGAATGACAAGATTTCTAGTCGGAAATAAGCTGAAAGCAGTTGAAGCGCAAAtgaagagggagatggaaatGGCAAGAAGGTTTCTGCGAAGTCTTGTACTATTTATTGCCAGTCATCTTGGCGCTTTCCATGCATTCcggccaaggaaaaggaagaaacgCTGGTTTCCATGTTGCGTCATAGGCAGGTCAAGCCACAGAAGCATGAATAGAGGCAAGCTTGGCTTTAGCTTGGCTGCTACATTGCATTACATTACATGACATTACATTACAGAACATGTCATGGCAACCCAGGCTGAGGTAACCCGATCTGATGGCATTCCAAGGTTGCTTGCTTGCCTGTGTCAGGGCTAATAAGGTACAAGCCACAACTAACCCCCCCGGAACAAGCTTGAACGGCGGCGCATGGACACCAACGCGCTGCAAAGTATGCCATCATGGACCTGTGAACTGCTGTTTGCCTTTCTGGTAGCCGCCGTCGAATTGGAATCATACGTCATGACGTTTTAAGCGTGCTGCAGACCCCTGCCTAGTGCTGCTTGGCCCATGCAAGCTTGGGTGTGATCAAGTCAAAGGTGATGCTGCACCGCCACAGCTGTGAAGCTTGCCCCCCCCCGGCTGGTTGTGGAAAGTGACAGCGACAGTGACAAACCGGCAGCGTAAAAACATGCGCTTGCGCCACAATAGACGCCGGGCCTGCATgacgacaaaaaaaaaaaaaaacattgaAGACAGCAACGGCTGATTAATTGGCGCTGGTGCAATCTACGATTCCCGATGAGTTTCAATCCCACCAGCCACACCTGCCAGGGATCAGAGAGATGCGCATTTCCGTGTGTGCCGATGCGGCTTGCCTCAATCACGTATGAGTGACCTCAGCTTCCCTCTGCGACCAATTCAAGCGTTTTTGCAGACAACTAAAGTTGGCCCCCCTTGTCCAGAAGCGTTCAAATGGAGGCTGGTTATCTAATTGTATCCTTGGGGGATTTTTTAGAATTTTgaacctgctgcttctgccttAGCACGAAGCAaatcagtttttttttttctccgctGGGAGCAACTGCTTCGGCTGAGCTGACTTTTGCGAATGATGGAATGGATTGGGCGGATGGGGATGGGGGATGGTAGCGCTTCTATCACGAAATTACTCCGGGCTCCGTGCAAGCCGAGTACCGGAAagttttttctcttttttttctcttttttttgcgtttTACTAATTGGGTTCCCATAAAACCGCGGTGGCTGCCGCTCGAGTGAGATGGGTGTAATCACCGGACCATACATGTGTCGTCTGTCAAGCTGAGAAAGGCGGAAGTGGCTGGCGTCGCTCCATGAGCGCTGGGCTAGACTTGTTCTGCGGGCGCCCCTATCCCCAGCATCGAGGCTTCCGACCAAACGGCAGCTCCGTCGCAGAAAAGAGGGTGTGTAATAAGACAGCCATgtattattaaagaagatGCAACGGCCAACTAGCTGCTTCGTGCCTCGTTGAAAACTAAACCAATGCCGCTAGCAACCTAGGTACTATAGTAGGTATTAtttcattttgttttctctatCCGTGTATAAGCCAATTAACCTCAAACTCAGAGATTAGTTTCTCGTAATGCTTGCCTCAGCACACGATGGTAACTGTTTCCTCCCCCAACAATATACGCTCCGTAACATGATGCCCAATGGTAGATGCCCGATTCCACAGTGCCTCCTCTCTCTACTCCTCCTTGGCGGCGGGCGCCGTTCCGCCGATTCGCTTGCCGTAGAACACATTGCCTGACAACCAGCTGCCAAGACATGAGCCCGCGTACAGGCCGCAGACGATGGTCACCGGCCACCGCTGCCAGTCTCGGTCCCAGTCCAGGGGGGATAGGCACGGCGCCCAACCATGCGCCAAGCACTGCGCCAAGCAGCCCGCCCAGCGTCTCGTCCAGAGGCGCAGACACGCCAGCCACCGCAACCAGGGACTGGTTATCCACTCCGCGAGCGTAGATGATGGGGAAGACTCCAAGGAGGGCGAAGTGAGCGGCGCAGAGGAACGTTTCCAGAACGTGGTCTAGGAGCGGCGCgccgaagaggatgaagagggcgtGGATAACGGGGGGTTGAAATCGTGGTGAGGACCAAGGCGAGGAGAGCAGTCTAGGCATGTCAATGTTAGcataatcttcttctctacttCCATGCTATAATCAATCTTGTTCAATTGGAGTGCTGAGTGGGAGAATGCGCACCACCAGGGAGCTCGATCCGGCCGcctcgggcttcttcttctcgccaggACGGggcttcttggccgccttTGCCTGCTGGGAACCCGCCGCCGGCAGGCACAGCACCACATATGCCACCTGGACGACCGCCACGACAGGCACGGCGGACTGCAGCGTCAGGGCCGGCTGGGCCACCAGCTCGTTGAACTGAGCTgccagcagccccagcagGACAGCTACTCGGCCGAAAGAGGCGCCCTTGGACAGGGCATTGTTGAACGTCGGgacggcggcaatggcagcttTCGGCTTGCTGTCGGCGGCCTGGGCCGAGGCGTCCTTTGCCAGTGCTGACGACATGGTGATGGGGTCTACCAGCGGCATTGTCGTGGTCTCTGGTGACTTGGGCTGTATGGGAAATGGAAGCTGTTCCGAGGCAAAAGGTTTGGTAAAGTCGCAATCACGTGACTGTATATTTGAGCTGCGTCTTTCACTGACTCGCTCGCAACAACCAAGATGAATCCGAAATaattaccttttttttttttttaatttaaagagaagagggaagtAAACAGATACAAGTTATCGATTCTTGCATCCATACTTTAATATGAAGATGGATTGAGGGTACATTATTTTTCCAAATATTCACAAAATTCTCACACTCAACTCCCTCTCTCCATTACCTGCACCCACATATCTGAGATGGTAAACAATCCAAGGTTATTCATTGCCGCCCACGGCTTCGTCGGGTTAATCAGGGCAATGTCAAAGTTACGAAGGAGCTATTCAATCAGTGTCAGCGCAATTCGGTGTGCAACTTCATGTCACCCCTCTGCCTCTGTTTTACCAAACAAGACCTACCTCGAATACAACCTTTTCAAGCTCCATCCGAGCGACATCCTTGCCCAAGCACTGCCATTTTCCATAGCCAAAAATCAACTCGTTTGTACGAAGCATGGTGGCAAGCTTGTCCTTGTCATCTTCGAACCAGCGTTCTGGACGAAAGGCCTTGGCGTCGTCGCCATAAATCTCAGTGCTGCGGTGCATTGCGAGCGCAGAATACCCGATATAAGCGCCTCCGGGTAAGAACACGTCCTTGCCGTCGATATTGACGGTGTCTCCTTCGGGTGGCACGTCTCGCGAGAAGATGTTTGCGACGGGGGGCCAGACTCGCATCGCTTCACGGATGGTGGCTTGCAGGTATGGGAGCTGTTTTGCCTCGGTGTGAGTAATAAAGCCGTCTTGGGGCGCTTTGCCATCTCGAACGGCTCCATCGATTTCTTCCTGTAACTTGGCGTATACCCGAGGATTTGTTATGACGTGAAGCAAAACACATCGAATCCCGCTTGCAGTGGTGTCGGAACCGGCAACGATCTGCTCGAGAGCCTCGGAGCGCAGGTCGTCGCCTATTACGCCGTGACGGATAAACGATGCCAGCATGTCGGATTTCTTGTCTGTGGGGTTCTGGAGCCGCTCGTCAACGTGGCGGAAGCACGCGGCCATCAGCCTGCCGAAGCCCTTGCCGTCCTCTGCCGACGGAGCTATGAACCGGCCGATGAAAGGGGCCTGCGTGATCCAGCTGAAGCCTAGAGCAGCCGCAAAGTTGCCTATACGGAGTCCTTCCTCGCTTGACTGGAGGAAATCCTCCACGTCGGCATCTCTTTGCAGCATGCCGAATGTCTTGCCCGTTCCCACGGCGCTGATGACGTCCAGGGTGAAGAATTGGACTTTTCGTGCTAAATCCATGGGCACAATCTTGGCAGTTGTGGAAATGTACCTGGATTTTACCAGGTTGAGGAAATCCCGAAGACGCTGGTCAATGGAATCTTCCATGTCGAGATTCTCTCTTCCCGAGTACTGGCAATTGCGTGATGATTAGTAAAAGTCTTGACTTTTCAATAGTGATACGACGGGAGGCATACACCCGGAGCCAGTTGCTTTCTTCGATAATCATGCTTTGCGTTGTCGGACTGCGAAAAGACGTTGTCGCGTCGGTATTCGATGCGGCAAGCTGAATAGTACCATTCAGAACGCTTATATCCAGGCGAGTTGTTTACATGTGTCCACACGTCCGGGGACGAGGTGACCAAGATATTTGGTGCAACCCTTGCTATTGGGCCTGTCCTTGACCATACAGGAATCGCAATTAGCAGATATTCAAAGTGTCACGACGAGTCGCGTTTGTCATGTACGGGAGCAAAGGGAGGGAGTTCAAATATCGAACCATATTTCTCACAGACCTCGCCATAAAACTCATGGCATCTCTGTTGAAGCAAAGCCTTTCTATGGGGCCAATTGGTGAAATTGGTCAAAAAGGGCCCGCGAAAGGACCTCAGTCTCGCCCACGCAATGACTCTCCCTGCGATGAAGTATGCGAGGAGGCTGCCAGCGAACAGGACGAGGTATCCTGGAATTCCGGCAAATCTGTCCATCATCACGCATCTACATGCAGAGTAGAGCTTGGGATATAAAGAGCCGATGATTCCGAAAAGACTTGAGATTTTTGAAAAGAATGTTTAAAAGCACCGCTCTATGCTGTGCAAGCGGCAGCTAACAGCGTCTACACTGTGGAGCGgagcaaagatggagaagtgCCCGCCGCTAGACTCTTCGCGGGGCGGCCCGAACCTGCGTCGTTGGATATAGCGTGGAGAAGAGGCGAattaaagaaggaaaatatgAGCGTAGTTTATTCTTCAAAAATTGTggaagaggggagaaaagaaagtcaAGTAGTAGAGTAGGGAGATGTACATGTGCTCACAGTGCTCTGTAAGACCACAGTCTGGCGTCACGACGTCTCACCCCCTCTTCGTGTCTACCCCTGGTGGTACTAGTATAACAGATTATCGTCTATCTTTACGATTGAGAAAATACAAATAAAACAACAGCGCAGTAGCGTCGACAAGGTGCTCACTTTAGCGCTACACAGTCCAGGATGCTACGTCGTTGGATGGCTCTACTCGTTGAAGATGCGGCTAGATGACTATTTCGTAGTGGTGGGAACAGGGTTCGGACTATCCATGTGGCTGCTTTTTACAACATTCTGAGCTTATTGATTCTAGACTATTGTTTCAGCGTGCATGAGCTGAAGATTCATATGACATGGATGTTGgattacatgtatgcatgtcCCCTGAACGCTGGCCCGTTTGTAACGAGCACATGGAGGTTTCGGTCGTGGCGCTTAGTATACTATACGCGAGGcaatagttttatttataacAATATATCCCATGGGATTCTCTTGAAAGTGAACGCATGGTTTCCAAAAATCTGGGTCAGCGAGACGCCTTGTAGTATATTAACGCAGTGATATATACACCCATGCAGGAATAAATGAGAGAGAGCATGATGATTCAAGGTAATGTACATGGGCTCCAGCTACCAGGAGGGCGAAGAAATCAATCAATCATTCGCTCCCAAATTGTATTCCATAAAAACAGGTTCCATGATAGATGGCGGACAATACACGCAATGTGACAGTGCCGTCAAGTCATGCCGCCCGCCCTGCTGGCCACGTGGAAAGGTGGCATGAACGCTGCCTTGACAGGCATAGCCTGGACAGCTCTTAAAATCTTGTGCAAGGGTTCGAGTGCTTTTGGCAAAATTCTCAGCATGAACGCtaaaaggaaaagacaagacaacGCCGTGGGGGTAGCCAAATTAAAACGCCaggaagaataaagaaaaaaagaaaagaccaaaaaaTATACAACGAAAATGAACGAAGCTGATCTCCGCGCTATGGCTTTCGTGAAAAGACATTTGTACTATATTCATGCATTAGCAATTGAGGAAGTGAACttgtaaagaaaagaaaaaaggaggcaCATACCATATGTAGTACGGTCTGATCCTGTGGTTGTGCAAAGCCTTGCGAAACTCCGAGACTAGGAGCTGGATCTCGATATAGTCCCAGCCCATAATCTCCTTGAGCAGAAACAGCGCAAAGCCTTCCAGGCTCTCGTCCAAAAAGGCAAGGCTATACGCTCCAATCTGCTTCATAGTGGGATCGCTGCTCCATGCGCCAATGGGAACGGCATAGTTCTTCTCGACAACGTCGACGTAGCCGGCCTCGCGCATCAGCTTGCGCATCTGGCCGCCCTCGCCGACGCGCAGCGTCTTGCCCATGCGCTCCGAGGCCTCGAAGAAGACGTTTGCCCAGCGCTTGAAGATGTGCTTTGGGTCGTCGCGGATCTCGGGCACGTCGCTCAGCACCATGATGTTGTACTCAAAGTTCTCGACCCAGCCGCCCGGCATGGTGGCGCGGAAGGCCTGCTGGTAGAGCGCGCCCCAgtcgctgatgctgccgtAGAGGCCGCGGATGTGGATGTAGTCAAAGGACTCGGGCGCATACGTCCACTCGAGCTGTGCGTCTTCGATGTGGAACATGCAGTTGGGCGGCACCCACATGGGCTGGATGGGGCTGATGTCGGTGCCGATGATCTCGGCGGACGGGTAGGCGTCGGACATGTCGATGGCCCAGATGCCGGTGCCGGTGCCGACGTCGAGGACTCTGGTCGGCGGCCTGGAGAGGGGCGCCTCGAAGAGCCTGTCGCCGAGCACCATGGTGATGAAGTGGTGCGAGATGTCGAGGCCGTCGTTCTGGCGCTCGTCGTTGGGGCCCCAGTACTGCGTCGTCTTGGAGTTTTGGTACGTGCGCCCGTGGATGTTGCGGTAGTCGTATATGCTGTCGGTCAGAGAGGCGGTTGATGAGGCGCTGCGGAACTTGGTCAATATGCCTCGGCGCATGCAGCGTATATCGCGCAGTGCTCGGGGCGACCTACttgtcatcctcgtcatcttccacGCCAGagtcgccatcgccattgtcatgCTCCTCCTAGTGTTGTGTGACCCGTCAGTATAAGttggaaaacaaaagaaaaatcaCCATGTTTTCGCAGCCGCGACATCAATTTGCCAAACATACAAATGGTATCTCTGTCGTGGGCACCTCGCCCGCTGCTGACGGCTGCGCGGCATCAGGAGATATcggcgctggtggtgatttGGTGGAGGAGCCGCCTCGTGGGCTTTTCTCGGGGGACTTTGGACTGGCCATTGCGATCGCACGGCCGTAGATGATGGACAACGTTGGCACCAATGGCAGAAATCGCCGAGACGTCTAAATCTATCGCCAGAGAGATCCGCGCATGCGCATTAATAACGCCGGCAAAAGACGGTCATGTCCCCCTCGCGCAAGAAAAATGTCCGTATGCGCCTCTTCGACGGTTGTTGGTTGTTTGTCACTGCGCACAAACAGGCTGGGGGGGGCTCTGTTAGCAGCCTTTTAGCGCAGGGAGCTGCCGTCAATCCTGGCATCTTCCCTGAGGCCAGCTGAGAACTAAGCTTAGAAGACGGCGACTATGGACGCAATTTGCCTAGTTGATGCGTCCCAGGGTCCTGTTTTGGATGCCAAGTCCACATGCAGGTTTGGCATTCTTCGATTAAGCAGTCAGGATTTCTCTTCTAGAAAGATGGCCATAGCACCCGTTGATCTCGGTACAGGTGATGCAGGTACTCGAGAGCCGGGTTGGCTGCTGTTTGTTCGTGCTTACGGCCGGTCAGACGAGGATGAAAAGACAGTGCGAATGTGCGCATGTTTGGATGCCAAGCCGCCATGCTGCATTATTTATCGCCTTCGTAATCTTGACAGCCTCGGCCATGAATCGATATGGTGGTGGAGTTTTGCAATGCTTAATGGTAGGAAGACGAACGCGTGGTGCCTGATATGCGGGGGATCAGCCCAAACAGGAAATAGAAGCAGAATGCCAGTTGAGAAGCAGTAAAAGGTGGTACAGTGCAGAACACGGTATGGCAATAGTTTGCGATAACGACTTCTTCCATTTCGCTCTGGTGCTTGTCgcttgccattgccatctaCACCTTCTTCAAAGAAGAGTTCCCTGGTCAGGCCATCATAGGAGAATCATTGGCCAAACAATACCCGCATTAGCTATTTTGAATCATGTGCAGAAAGTGCATGTACCAGAAATCAATTTCTCTTGGCTTATAGCTCTAATATTCTGTGTCTCAAAATTACTGGATCCTTTAATCTAAAGGATAACAAATAGATTTTCAGCTCTCAGTCATGTTACGATATCAATTGTTTGCGCTGGCTGTGCAGAGGATCGTATACCCTGTAGTACGCTGCAGGTAGACATTAAAACGTCTTAGCCCACCTGAGTGTTTGCTTCGTTGAATCAGccagacttttttttttggccttaCTTAATATGTATGTTTGAGGAGTTTGTTTGATTGTTCTGAGGAGCGGTAGTAGTATTGTGGTTTTGTGGTAACAAAGGATGGGAAAGCTGCAGGAATCTCTGTAGTTAGCTTCAATTGTAGCACCAAGTTTGGACAAGTAATGTACACCATTCAACGGCACTATTTTTAGAAGAAGACTAGAAATAGTAACAGATATAAAGACCGAAACAAATATAAAAATTCAATTCCAAGTCAGGAAATATACATAGCTTTATATAACTCTTCCCTGCCTTTCAACTGGTTTCTCAACTGTACTTGTAGTCCTAGCCTCCTGTCCTTCAACCTATACCGAGAGTCCTCCGTGAGTTGACAACTTGAGTCTTTTCATGCAAAGCATCTATGAGATCATATATTTCTCAAGATTACACAGGCATGCATATATAATCTTGCAATAAAACACAGCTGGGCTTTGAGCCACGTGCTCAAATAGAAATCGACCCGAAGAAATGAGATCGGTGCTGGCCGACCCTCGTCTCCGGAGCGGATGTCGGGGAGTGCGCCGCTGCGGCTGGAACCGGACGCTGAGCTGATGCCGCAGTCGCCGCAAAAAGGACTAACAAAATCTCTTAGGCAATCAATCCGCTTTAGTCTCTTCACAATGTTCTAGCAGTCAATAGAAATGATGCGGAATCGCCTGATGACTCTTTTGTATGGAGCTGAGCATGATTGAGCCAGAATGTGCATTGTGGCAGCAACGGCGTGGAAAGGTTTGTTGGTGTTTTTGTGGTTTGTCCAGATCTTTGGAATAGCGCcatctacatgtacacgAGATGCATCTGAGTCCATGGCCTGCTAGCAGAATCTTGGATGGCCTCTTCTCATGCAAGGACAGCACACCATGCACCGTCGCAGTCTCTTGGGATCTTTGTGATCCGAACAGTAATCGCCTTGCCGTGATTTGACGCCGCAAGAGACTTCCCCAGATTACGTGGCAGAAGCACAAGGGCAAATCCGGCCACTCAGAGATGCGGCCGCCGAAGAGTGGTATGATAATTCTGTAACCTCGCCTGCTCCGGGCGCGAAACCTTAGGTAAACCTGCTCATAATAGGAAACTGCAGGAAGCGTAGGCTATGATGAGCTCCAGCATATTCCGCTTTTGGGATGAACCTGGGCGTCAATCATGCGGCGGCTCTTGTCTCCACGCCGCCCGAATTTCTGGATCTTGTCAATACATGTGCCGTTGCTACTGTACtcgcaaagccaaaaaaaagaaaagtcatAAACGCCAGACGACCACCCCTCTCCGGCATCCTCCGGGGTGGCACCACCGACCGGGGCGTTGTTGGTAGCCGCTTATTCCCACAAGCTCCCTGGTTCAAAGAGCCGAGCCCGAAAACCGTTAGGTCAGAGGTAAGGCTGGCCAATCGCCAGGCGGCGGCTTCGTaacagtggcagcagcatgtcCTGACAGTGGTGTGATATTCACCCAGCTAGATGTGCGGCATCTGCCCATAATCTGGCCGCAAGGGGAGTCTCACGAGAGCGGAAGCAGCGCCAAAATTGACATCATGAGGGCCGGATgggggaaagaaaggaaaaatcAAATTTCGGATGGTGGCTGCGCCGCATGGCGTGCGGCGACTTGCGATGGATTGCTGGGATACATAATGTTCGGGTTGGAAGCCTCGaagtttgctttttttggttcATCATCACATCTACAAAGCAACAACACAATCCACAGAGGATCACCTCTCTACTCaactttttcttatattctACGAATATCTCTCCTCAATCATATACACCGAGTTTAATATCTCCAAGACTCGAAATCGAATTTGATTGCATCTCCAATCTCTTCAACTTACACACAACAAAAACACATCTTTCAAACACTTCTCAAGATGTCCGCCTCCGTCCTCACTCGTGCTGCAGCCAAGACCGTTGCTCGCAGACCTGTCTCATTCGTCACGCAAATCCGAAGCATGGGCCGCGCTTTTGAGCACGCCCCTTACGAGCGGATTCCAGTCACCGCGAAGCCTGCAGCTCCTGATTATGTCAAGGAGGTTACCTTTGTCTTGGGCAAGATTGTCACGTAAGCTACTCTTGATAAACTCGACATGGAATTTTAAAAACGTTTATTTACTAACATCTTTCTTTCGACAGCTATGTTCCTGCCTTTGGCCTGTTGCTTGGCTGGCCTGCTCTCGCCAAGTGGGCTGTTGACGGACACGTCTAAACGAGCTTGAAACATTGTTAGCGGGCGATGTCATGGAAGGGGACTGAAAAATTAGAATTGTCCAGCTTTCGACTGTATATATACCACGGGCGTTTCGGTGGACTTGGATATAACGCATATTTCGGCGCAACACGCATTTAAATAATGGGATTTTCTATGTTGATTCATTCCAATGTGTCATTTAAACAATTGTGATTCTGTCATGTATGAGATACTCATCTTAATATTTCTAGGATACCATCGATTCTCCTGCTCgccttttctcattctttgACCCTTTCCTTTCATTTCAGACGCAGCATGTAATAGTAAGTAGTCACCGTCCTTGGGTCTAGGGATGTTTGCTAATACCTTTCCACAGGGTTTCCGAAGCGCATTGTGCGGACGTGGATAATGT from Trichoderma atroviride chromosome 3, complete sequence encodes the following:
- a CDS encoding uncharacterized protein (EggNog:ENOG41~TransMembrane:1 (i12-32o)) — translated: MMDRFAGIPGYLVLFAGSLLAYFIAGRVIAWARLRSFRGPFLTNFTNWPHRKALLQQRCHEFYGEVCEKYGPIARVAPNILVTSSPDVWTHVNNSPGYKRSEWYYSACRIEYRRDNVFSQSDNAKHDYRRKQLAPGYSGRENLDMEDSIDQRLRDFLNLVKSRYISTTAKIVPMDLARKVQFFTLDVISAVGTGKTFGMLQRDADVEDFLQSSEEGLRIGNFAAALGFSWITQAPFIGRFIAPSAEDGKGFGRLMAACFRHVDERLQNPTDKKSDMLASFIRHGVIGDDLRSEALEQIVAGSDTTASGIRCVLLHVITNPRVYAKLQEEIDGAVRDGKAPQDGFITHTEAKQLPYLQATIREAMRVWPPVANIFSRDVPPEGDTVNIDGKDVFLPGGAYIGYSALAMHRSTEIYGDDAKAFRPERWFEDDKDKLATMLRTNELIFGYGKWQCLGKDVARMELEKVVFELLRNFDIALINPTKPWAAMNNLGLFTISDMWVQVMERGS
- a CDS encoding uncharacterized protein (EggNog:ENOG41) — translated: MMDRFAGIPGYLVLFAGSLLAYFIAGRVIAWARLRSFRGPFLTNFTNWPHRKALLQQRCHEFYGEVCEKYGPIARVAPNILVTSSPDVWTHVNNSPGYKRSEWYYSACRIEYRRDNVFSQSDNAKHDYRRKQLAPGYSGRENLDMEDSIDQRLRDFLNLVKSRYISTTAKIVPMDLARKVQFFTLDVISAVGTGKTFGMLQRDADVEDFLQSSEEGLRIGNFAAALGFSWITQAPFIGRFIAPSAEDGKGFGRLMAACFRHVDERLQNPTDKKSDMLASFIRHGVIGDDLRSEALEQIVAGSDTTASGIRCVLLHVITNPRVYAKLQEEIDGAVRDGKAPQDGFITHTEAKQLPYLQATIREAMRVWPPVANIFSRDVPPEGDTVNIDGKDVFLPGGAYIGYSALAMHRSTEIYGDDAKAFRPERWFEDDKDKLATMLRTNELIFGYGKWQCLGKDVARMELEKVVFEVGLVW
- a CDS encoding uncharacterized protein (TransMembrane:2 (o65-85i106-126o)), which encodes MSSALAKDASAQAADSKPKAAIAAVPTFNNALSKGASFGRVAVLLGLLAAQFNELVAQPALTLQSAVPVVAVVQVAYVVLCLPAAGSQQAKAAKKPRPGEKKKPEAAGSSSLVTALLALVLTTISTPRYPRPLHPLRRAAPRPRSGNVPLRRSLRPPWSLPHHLRSRSG
- a CDS encoding uncharacterized protein (EggNog:ENOG41~TransMembrane:1 (o32-55i)) — translated: MPFTSSDVAKIIVAILLPPVGVFLERGCGADFLINILLTILGYIPGIIHALYIILKY
- a CDS encoding uncharacterized protein (EggNog:ENOG41~TransMembrane:1 (o12-32i)); translation: MEDSIDQRLRDFLNLVKSRYISTTAKIVPMDLARKVQFFTLDVISAVGTGKTFGMLQRDADVEDFLQSSEEGLRIGNFAAALGFSWITQAPFIGRFIAPSAEDGKGFGRLMAACFRHVDERLQNPTDKKSDMLASFIRHGVIGDDLRSEALEQIVAGSDTTASGIRCVLLHVITNPRVYAKLQEEIDGAVRDGKAPQDGFITHTEAKQLPYLQATIREAMRVWPPVANIFSRDVPPEGDTVNIDGKDVFLPGGAYIGYSALAMHRSTEIYGDDAKAFRPERWFEDDKDKLATMLRTNELIFGYGKWQCLGKDVARMELEKVVFELLRNFDIALINPTKPWAAMNNLGLFTISDMWVQVMERGS
- a CDS encoding uncharacterized protein (EggNog:ENOG41); the protein is MSASVLTRAAAKTVARRPVSFVTQIRSMGRAFEHAPYERIPVTAKPAAPDYVKEVTFVLGKIVTYVPAFGLLLGWPALAKWAVDGHV
- a CDS encoding uncharacterized protein (EggNog:ENOG41), with product MASPKSPEKSPRGGSSTKSPPAPISPDAAQPSAAGEVPTTEIPFEEHDNGDGDSGVEDDEDDNASSTASLTDSIYDYRNIHGRTYQNSKTTQYWGPNDERQNDGLDISHHFITMVLGDRLFEAPLSRPPTRVLDVGTGTGIWAIDMSDAYPSAEIIGTDISPIQPMWVPPNCMFHIEDAQLEWTYAPESFDYIHIRGLYGSISDWGALYQQAFRATMPGGWVENFEYNIMVLSDVPEIRDDPKHIFKRWANVFFEASERMGKTLRVGEGGQMRKLMREAGYVDVVEKNYAVPIGAWSSDPTMKQIGAYSLAFLDESLEGFALFLLKEIMGWDYIEIQLLVSEFRKALHNHRIRPYYICTNVFSRKP